One Gossypium hirsutum isolate 1008001.06 chromosome A11, Gossypium_hirsutum_v2.1, whole genome shotgun sequence genomic window carries:
- the LOC107923893 gene encoding uncharacterized protein, with translation MYADTGLFFPYMQNFAQDFQQFEGYCKTQKPNASMNNMVPTSTISEYDLGGDGDLFKAPEPIIEEPIVSLDPMTAAISSLVSCGEDVITSQELKAADIESFQNEQLLEVLYECEKDMMAQAAIETPLAAEVIDVKIPVDENWNQENEMSCDVPFSKSVSSGSLSSLEWMQQAAIKPNFLDFTGMDFSSVYGMRRAFSEGDMKTLGNGNVSIIHSPVERPSIVSCCSNEDRREKLSRYRNKKTKRNFGRKIKYACRKALADSQPRIRGRFARTEESDHSKR, from the exons atgtatgcCGACACAGGGCTGTTTTTTCCTTACATGCAGAACTTTGCTCAAGATTTTCAGCAGTTTGAAGGTTACTGTAAAACCCAGAAACCGAATGCTTCAATG AACAACATGGTTCCGACCTCGACGATATCGGAATATGATTTGGGAGGAGATGGTGATTTGTTCAAAGCTCCAGAACCAATCATCGAAGAACCAATTGTAAGCCTTGATCCGATGACTGCAGCCATATCATCGTTAGTCTCGTGCGGTGAAGATGTTATTACTTCGCAAGAACTTAAAGCTGCGGATATTGAATCGTTTCAAAACGAGCAGCTTTTAGAAGTTTTGTATGAGTGCGAGAAGGATATGATGGCACAAGCGGCGATTGAAACGCCGTTGGCGGCGGAGGTCATTGATGTCAAGATTCCCGTGGATGAAAACTGGAATCAAGAAAATGAAATGTCGTGTGATGTGCCGTTCTCGAAAAGTGTTAGCTCAGGTAGTTTAAGCTCGCTGGAATGGATGCAACAGGCTGCTATCAAGCCTAATTTCCTTGATTTTACCGGAATGGATTTCAGTTCTGTTTACGGAATGAGGAGAGCGTTTAGCGAAGGAGATATGAAG ACTCTCGGCAATGGTAACGTGAGCATCATCCACTCTCCGGTCGAGAGACCTTCAATTGTCAGCTGCTGTTCTAACGAAGATAGAAGGGAAAAGCTCTCGAGATACCGCAATAAGAAGACAAAGAGGAACTTTGGAAGGAAAATCAAG TATGCTTGCCGGAAGGCTCTTGCCGATAGTCAACCAAGGATCCGTGGAAGATTCGCAAGGACCGAAGAATCCGACCACTCCAAGAGGTAA
- the LOC107923892 gene encoding uncharacterized protein produces MPRSSRHKSSKHSSRDYSDSEKDSGLKEKEKKSKEESSVRSSKELGSGDKRKLDAKDTSKEIWISGNGDYIEEYSSSKRRKEKADDRVNDRWNGGEDDGSKGEKKSKASSESKSKRREDIEGDDTKRSKSEGKHRESSRKKERERERKGKEGKSDRFIENEEHRSVKQSTERTDFDVPDRLQSPESESQLERRLRKKRDASGDVDKHLEDNGDILDRQLSASNDTSKDLRARDEKHKDERYKDKYREDINCEDKCQDDRVASDHANGKSSEKHLRDGKDDVKIRQKKSKVQDSDFERDRDHDREHDRDRDRERYRERERDRERDIGRDRERERYRDLDRHHYRERDRNHDHDNDRDYDSQWDRDRERDRRYSDRDKDRDRERDELHDERRSARNKDSKGRKRSPDDWDDGNDTKSRGAKLQYSDMENKSASGRLEADADRGRSQSRPTNLDAAMGSNRKRASPSSSSHGGTDEFRHLKQEDSNYRDPMTEQRSKAASSREMTSFSETSERGAKYRSMEKSSRADEDHSGELPIERSSSLKASPMSMMEKSPSTSLERRYTGRSVRRGLDTEETGWSGASAGGREEDNRLSRDLPPEKPLLDGSSQADSVFYNRAGQGNSSLISQPPGLRAGIGSPSFMGSLEEDNRFNNSGRYKRSSDLNVRRGHANAWRVTPNWPAPVPNSFIPFQPGPPHGAFQAMMPQFPSPSLFGGRPSMEINHSGIPYHIPDAERFNNHLRPMGWQNTMDGSGPAHFHGWDGHSIIFRDEAHMFGGPEWDQNRHPVNGRGWDTSSDVWKGQNGDVDLPSTSQKEENPLQASPEDVYDGQERRRSQYENGNNGLQVKGLETRSDDMSPVKESSRLSPMVPHKAPDSSKVSSQDGDAHYCLLYLSKLDISAELAGSDLYGQCMGLLNVEQSKDLAKDVTMLANSKNDARPVQNASFAVLSPSLIPATNASAFQKAMDLYKKQRLQMGAILNVSGGILAFASASKEKGKEQCPDHVVDEVEEPVLISDAEMVDSAMLDSDQPEEAVPSVTSDENMEQLVSIQRREIPDHLDSLSPEKSELPNADFCHINQKVPEPALDGNKAEETDTETEQMNSEDVVEGSLRSLDNTAEAVGLAADGENSNDINKTEGNSSVYCAEERHAFGDAISGSINGFPKESGALIPESNESGSESVILSRIHHSPENTH; encoded by the exons ATGCCGCGAAGTTCAAGGCATAAATCTAGTAAGCACAGTTCTAGGGATTACTCGGATTCGGAGAAAGATTCGGGCTTAAAGGAGAAGGAAAAGAAGAGTAAGGAGGAGAGTAGTGTTAGGTCTTCAAAGGAGCTTGGATCCGGTGACAAGAGAAAGCTTGACGCTAAGGATACCAGCAAGGAAATATGGATTTCGGGGAATGGAGATTATATTGAGGAGTACAGTTCCTCGAAACGGCGCAAAGAAAAGGCAGATGATAGAGTAAACGATAGGTGGAATGGTGGTGAAGATGATGGTAGTAAAGGAGAGAAGAAGTCTAAGGCTTCAAGTGAATCGAAGAGTAAGAGACGAGAGGATATTGAAGGGGATGATACAAAGAGGAGTAAGAGTGAAGGGAAGCATCGAGAATCAAGTAGAAAAAAGGAAagggagagagaaaggaaaggtAAAGAAGGCAAGAGTGATAGGTTCATTGAGAATGAAGAACACCGCTCTGTGAAACAATCCACCGAAAGAACTG ATTTTGATGTACCGGATAGGTTGCAAAGTCCTGAATCAGAGAGCCAGCTTGAGAGACGACTTAGGAAAAAGAGAGATGCTTCTGGTGATGTGGATAAGCATCTGGAAGATAATGGAGACATTTTGGACAGGCAGTTGTCTGCAAGCAATGATACTAGCAAAGATTTAAGAGCAAGAGATGAGAAGCATAAGGATGAAAGATACAAAGACAAGTATCGGGAAGACATTAACTGTGAAGATAAGTGCCAAGATGACCGAGTGGCAAGCGATCATGCTAATGGTAAGTCTAGTGAGAAGCATTTAAGGGATGGAAAAGATGATGTGAAAATTCGGCAGAAGAAGTCCAAGGTTCAAGATAGTGACTTTGAGCGTGATCGTGACCATGATAGAGAGCATGATCGTGACAGAGACCGTGAGCGCTATAGGGAGCGGGAGCGCGATCGAGAACGGGATATTGGACGCGACCGAGAGCGAGAACGTTATCGTGATCTTGATCGTCACCATTATCGGGAACGTGACCGCAATCATGATCATGACAATGATCGTGATTATGATTCTCAATGGGATCGAGATCGAGAACGTGATCGCCGTTACAGTGATCGGGACAAGGATAGAGATCGTGAGCGTGATGAGTTACATGATGAACGGAGGAGTGCTAGAAACAAAGATAGTAAGGGAAGGAAGCGATCTCCTGATGATTGGGATGACGGTAATGATACTAAATCTAGAGGTGCCAAACTACAGTATTCTGACATGGAAAATAAATCAGCTTCTGGTAGACTCGAGGCAGATGCTGATCGGGGAAGGTCTCAGTCACGCCCAACCAATTTAGATGCTGCTATGGGCAGTAACAGAAAGAGGGCTTCTCCCAGCTCAAGTTCTCATGGTGGGACTGATGAGTTTAG ACATTTGAAACAAGAAGATTCGAATTATAGAGATCCAATGACAGAGCAGAGGTCCAAAGCAGCTTCGTCAAGAGAGATGACTAGTTTTTCTGAAACCTCTGAGAGAGGTGCTAAGTACAGATCCATGGAGAAGTCAAGTAGGGCGGACGAGGACCATTCTGGGGAGTTACCAATTGAGAGGTCCTCAAGTTTAAAAGCTTCCCCAATGAGTATGATGGAAAAATCTCCTTCAACAAGTCTTGAGCGTAGATATACGGGTAGAAGTGTTAGGCGGGGTCTTGACACAGAGGAGACGGGGTGGAGCGGTGCCTCTGCTGGTGGCAGAGAAGAGGATAATAGACTTAGTCGAGACTTGCCTCCTGAGAAGCCTCTTTTGGATGGATCCTCTCAAGCAGATTCTGTGTTTTATAATAGAGCTGGTCAGGGCAACTCATCTTTGATTTCACAACCTCCTGGTTTAAGGGCTGGAATTGGCAGCCCTTCTTTCATGGGTTCTCTAGAAGAAGATAATAGATTCAATAACAGTGGTCGTTACAAGAGGAGTAGTGATCTGAATGTTAGAAGAGGGCATGCAAATGCTTGGAGGGTCACCCCAAACTGGCCAGCACCTGTTCCAAATAGTTTCATCCCTTTCCAACCTGGGCCACCCCATGGTGCTTTTCAAGCTATGATGCCACAGTTTCCTTCTCCATCTCTGTTTGGTGGTAGACCCTCAATGGAAATTAATCACTCTGGGATTCCATATCATATACCTGATGCTGAAAGGTTTAACAATCATTTACGGCCAATGGGCTGGCAGAATACGATGGATGGCTCTGGTCCAGCTCATTTTCATGGTTGGGATGGTCACAGTATTATTTTTAGGGATGAAGCGCACATGTTCGGGGGTCCCGAATGGGACCAGAATAGGCATCCAGTGAATGGTCGGGGATGGGATACCAGTTCAGATGTGTGGAAAGGACAAAATGGTGACGTTGACTTGCCCTCAACATCTCAGAAGGAGGAGAATCCTCTGCAGGCCTCTCCTGAGGATGTTTATGATGGACAGGAACGTCGGAGGTCTCAATATGAAAATGGCAATAATGGTCTTCAGGTGAAAGGTCTTGAAACAAGATCTGATGACATGTCACCAGTTAAAGAATCTTCTAGACTTTCACCCATGGTTCCACACAAGGCACCTGATTCTTCCAAAGTATCAAGTCAAGATGGTGATGCTCACTATTGTCTGCTTTATCTTTCTAAGCTTGACATTTCAGCAGAACTAGCTGGTTCTGATTTATATGGTCAGTGTATGGGTTTACTGAATGTGGAGCAAAGTAAAGATTTGGCTAAAGATGTAACAATGCTTGCCAATTCGAAG AATGATGCACGACCTGTGCAAAATGCTTCCTTTGCTGTGCTGAGCCCTTCACTGATTCCAGCAACTAATGCTTCTGCTTTTCAG AAAGCCATGGACCTCTACAAGAAACAGAGGCTACAAATGGGTGCTATCTTAAATGTCAGTGGTGGAATATTAGCATTTGCTTCAGCGTCCAAGGAAAAGGGGAAGGAGCAATGTCCTGATCATGTTGTGGACGAAGTAGAGGAGCCAGTTCTGATTTCCGATGCAGAAATGGTGGATTCAGCAATGCTAGATTCAGATCAGCCGGAAGAAGCTGTTCCATCTGTTACATCTGACGAGAATATGGAACAGCTAGTTTCAATCCAAAGAAGGGAGATACCTGATCATCTGGATAGCCTTTCTCCAGAGAAATCAGAACTGCCAAATGCTGATTTTTGTCACATAAACCAGAAGGTGCCTGAACCAGCTTTGGATGGCAACAAGGCGGAAGAGACAGACACCGAGACTGAACAGATGAATTCAGAGGATGTAGTTGAAGGTTCTTTGCGGTCTCTTGATAATACAGCAGAGGCTGTTGGTTTGGCTGCGGATGGTGAAAATTCAAATGATATAAACAAAACTGAAGGTAATAGTTCTGTGTACTGTGCTGAGGAAAGACATGCTTTTGGCGATGCAATTAGTGGTTCCATAAATGGTTTTCCTAAGGAATCAGGGGCTTTGATTCCTGAGTCAAATGAGTCTGGGTCTGAGTCCGTAATTTTAAGTCGGATACATCATTCTCCTGAAAATACACATTGA